The following coding sequences lie in one Bacteroidota bacterium genomic window:
- a CDS encoding sugar kinase produces AVKLGWAHGALLTSFPGDTTMATVEQVRAFAKGGSARIQR; encoded by the coding sequence AAGCGGTGAAGCTTGGGTGGGCTCACGGGGCATTGCTGACGAGCTTTCCGGGGGATACAACGATGGCAACAGTCGAACAGGTCCGCGCGTTTGCCAAAGGCGGATCGGCTCGCATTCAACGATAA
- the gnd gene encoding decarboxylating NADP(+)-dependent phosphogluconate dehydrogenase → MNEKSDFGLVGLAVMGENLVLNVESRGFTVSVYNRTLQKVDNFIHGRAKGKNIAGTHSIEELVGSLKTPRKVMLMVKAGKPVDEFIEQLIPHLQRGDIIIDGGNSHFPDTIRRTKYLESKGLLFIGTGVSGGEEGALRGPSIMPGGSPAAWPAVKPIFQSIAAKVGDGTPCCDWVGENGAGHFVKMVHNGIEYGDMQLICEVYQIMKDLLHMSAEQMHDVFAEWNQGELDSYLIEITRDILAFKDTDGTPLVNKILDTAGQKGTGKWTSVASLDLGIPLTMISEAVYGRCLSAAKEERVEASKILQGPTPEFKGDKKAFLSDLEKALYASKIVSYTQGYVLLRAAAEEYMWNLNYGGIALLWRGGCIIRSKFLGRIKDAFDKNPKLTNLLLDPFFRETVEHSQGAWRRVLSTAVLNGIWSPAMATALNYFDGFRNSRLPANLLQAQRDYFGAHMYERIDKPRGEFFHTNWTGRGGETASSTYVV, encoded by the coding sequence ATGAATGAAAAATCAGATTTCGGATTGGTCGGCCTCGCGGTGATGGGAGAAAATCTTGTTCTGAACGTCGAAAGCCGCGGGTTTACGGTTTCAGTTTACAACAGGACGTTGCAAAAGGTGGACAATTTTATTCATGGACGGGCAAAAGGGAAGAACATTGCCGGCACGCATTCCATCGAAGAGCTCGTCGGTTCGCTTAAAACTCCCCGCAAAGTGATGTTGATGGTGAAGGCAGGAAAGCCGGTCGATGAATTCATCGAACAGCTCATTCCACATCTTCAGCGCGGAGACATCATTATCGACGGCGGCAATTCCCATTTCCCCGACACAATCCGGCGAACAAAATATCTCGAATCGAAGGGGCTGCTTTTTATTGGAACCGGAGTCTCGGGGGGCGAAGAAGGAGCGCTCCGCGGACCGTCGATCATGCCGGGGGGCTCGCCGGCAGCATGGCCTGCCGTCAAGCCGATTTTCCAATCGATAGCAGCGAAGGTGGGCGATGGAACGCCGTGCTGCGATTGGGTTGGTGAGAACGGCGCCGGACATTTTGTGAAAATGGTCCATAACGGAATCGAGTACGGAGATATGCAGTTGATCTGCGAAGTCTATCAGATCATGAAGGACCTTCTGCATATGTCCGCCGAGCAGATGCATGATGTCTTTGCAGAATGGAATCAAGGAGAGCTTGACAGCTATCTTATCGAAATTACGCGCGATATTCTTGCCTTCAAAGACACGGATGGCACGCCACTGGTTAACAAAATCCTTGACACCGCCGGGCAAAAAGGGACGGGGAAGTGGACGAGCGTTGCGTCGCTTGACCTTGGTATTCCATTGACGATGATCAGCGAAGCCGTTTACGGCCGCTGTCTCTCGGCGGCGAAAGAAGAGCGCGTGGAAGCCTCGAAGATTCTTCAGGGACCAACGCCTGAATTTAAGGGAGATAAGAAAGCCTTTCTGAGCGATTTGGAGAAAGCGTTGTATGCATCCAAGATCGTATCGTACACTCAAGGATACGTTCTTCTCAGAGCCGCTGCAGAAGAATATATGTGGAACTTAAATTACGGGGGTATTGCGCTTCTCTGGCGCGGCGGCTGCATCATTCGCTCGAAGTTTCTGGGAAGGATCAAAGATGCGTTCGATAAGAACCCGAAGCTGACCAACCTCTTGTTAGATCCATTCTTTAGGGAGACAGTCGAGCACTCGCAGGGAGCGTGGCGCCGCGTCCTTTCGACGGCAGTGCTTAACGGCATCTGGTCCCCCGCCATGGCGACCGCGCTTAATTACTTTGACGGATTCAGGAATTCCCGGCTTCCGGCGAATTTGCTCCAGGCACAACGGGATTATTTTGGTGCACATATGTATGAGAGAATTGACAAGCCGCGCGGCGAATTTTTTCACACCAACTGGACCGGCCGGGGGGGAGAAACAGCTTCCTCGACATATGTGGTGTGA
- a CDS encoding acetylxylan esterase codes for MKKFLLVLTFVIGMLPLTPLYAQDKQISSGLPPGQYDESKVPAYTLPDPLILMNGEKVIDTAVWNAKRRPEILRLFEENVYGKAPAGRPEGMHWKVISEDSQALGGLAVKRKVTICLSSTENWPKLDVDITLPKNDKPVPVFLVSTWTPDAQLVIGKGFGLVTFDAREIEPDDKDSAYAEGIRKYFDPGGREKPEPDEWGTIAAWSWSMRRVMDYVETDPSIDAKKVCLLGFSRFGKAALWAGAQDQRFAIVFSCESGCGGAAIARREFGETVKLINNQFPHWFAGSFKKFNDRVDDLSLDWHMLVALIAPRPVYVSTAQEDLWGDPRGSFLAAKAAEPVYQLFGEEGLETSEMPGVDTPVGNFIGYHMRQGKHGLNDYDTERFIQFAKRHFTPRESKADR; via the coding sequence ATGAAGAAATTTCTTCTCGTACTTACTTTTGTCATTGGAATGCTTCCTCTAACTCCTCTCTATGCTCAGGATAAACAAATCTCTTCCGGCCTCCCGCCGGGACAATACGATGAATCAAAAGTCCCGGCGTACACCTTGCCCGACCCACTCATTCTGATGAACGGTGAAAAAGTTATCGACACCGCTGTTTGGAATGCGAAACGCAGGCCTGAAATTTTACGGCTGTTCGAGGAGAATGTTTATGGAAAAGCCCCCGCAGGCAGGCCGGAAGGCATGCATTGGAAGGTGATCAGCGAGGATTCGCAGGCGCTCGGTGGTTTAGCTGTCAAAAGAAAGGTTACGATCTGTCTTTCTTCGACAGAGAACTGGCCAAAGCTTGATGTTGATATTACGTTACCAAAAAACGACAAGCCTGTTCCGGTCTTTTTAGTCTCCACATGGACTCCCGATGCACAGCTGGTGATTGGCAAGGGATTCGGGTTGGTGACATTCGATGCACGAGAGATCGAACCGGACGACAAAGACAGCGCCTATGCAGAGGGAATCCGAAAATATTTCGACCCGGGCGGAAGAGAAAAACCCGAGCCGGATGAATGGGGGACAATTGCTGCGTGGTCGTGGTCGATGAGAAGAGTGATGGATTATGTTGAGACGGACCCTTCTATCGACGCAAAAAAAGTGTGCCTGCTCGGCTTTTCCCGTTTCGGCAAAGCGGCGTTGTGGGCTGGAGCACAGGATCAGCGTTTCGCGATCGTCTTTTCCTGCGAATCGGGTTGCGGCGGCGCCGCAATCGCGCGCAGGGAGTTTGGCGAGACGGTGAAATTGATCAACAATCAATTTCCTCATTGGTTTGCGGGCAGTTTCAAAAAATTCAACGATCGGGTCGATGATCTTTCCCTTGATTGGCACATGCTTGTCGCGCTGATTGCTCCTCGACCAGTTTATGTCTCAACGGCTCAGGAGGATTTGTGGGGAGATCCGCGGGGATCATTCCTGGCCGCAAAAGCCGCGGAGCCGGTCTATCAATTGTTCGGCGAAGAGGGGTTGGAGACATCAGAGATGCCGGGTGTCGATACGCCAGTGGGGAATTTTATCGGTTATCATATGCGGCAGGGGAAACATGGATTGAACGATTACGATACCGAACGCTTTATACAATTTGCCAAGAGACACTTTACCCCACGCGAATCTAAGGCAGATCGATAA